The segment TATCCCCTCCGATGACATTATAACTTATACTATTGCTATTACTAGAGGAATTTTAAAATAATTTTCTTTTTTCAGTTTTGCCTATATTGCTTGACAAAGGATTTAAATCGTGCAACACTACATCAAACATTTTGGAAAGGGGCGTCGCCATGTTATCAGTTCGTGAGTTTAACTTTGCAGGCTTTTATTACTTTTATTGGGATTTTGCCAATAAGAGCGATACGTGCTGCATAGACTCAAAAACTGAAGGCAAGTAACAGACGCCTAGCTACAAAAAAAGATAACATCAGTAAGAGCCGCACGGGATCGCAACCGAGCGGCTCTTTTTATTTTGAATTTAATTTTCTGAGGAGTGGTAAAAAATGATTGTAGTTTTAAAAGAGGGGACAACAGAACAGCAGAGAAAAAGCCTTTGTGATTGGTTTAGATCTATGGGGTTGGAAGTTCATATTTCCGAGGGAGAGTACAAGACTATAATCGGCTTGATAGGGGAGACTAGCAAGGTCGATATAGACATGGTTGAAAGCTTAAACATAATAGAAACGGTAAAAAGAATAACTGAGCCATTCAAAAATGCCAATAGAAAATTCCACGCGGATGATTCTGTAGTAGATATTATGGGAAGAAAGATTGGAGGAGGCAACTTCCAAATCATTGCAGGTCCCTGTTCTGTTGAGTCACGAGATCAGATTATTTCAGTTGCTGAGGATGTAAAGAAGTCGGGAGCATCGTTTTTAAGGGGAGGAGCTTTTAAGCCGAGAACTTCTCCTTATGACTTCCAAGGTCTAAAAGCAGAGGGGCTGGAACTTCTCTTTGAGGCTCGTAAAAAGACGGGGCTCCCTATCGTTTCAGAAATAATGAACGTCAAAGATTTGGATTTGTTTGAAGATGTAGACGTTTTACAGGTCGGAGCTCGCAATATGCAGAATTTTGACCTTCTTAAAGAGTTGGGGAAAACGAAAAAACCGGTATTAATTAAAAGAGGTTTAGCAAATACATTGAAAGAACTTTTAATGAGTGCGGAGTACGTAATGTCTGAAGGAAATGAAAATGTAATACTTTGTGAGCGCGGGATAAGAACATATGAGACTTTCACGAGAAACACGTTAGATCTTTCTGCGATCCCTGCTCTGCATGAGCTTACTCATCTGCCAGTGGTTGTAGACCCAAGCCATGCGACTGGATTGGCAAGACTTGTCGAGCCGATGGCAATGGCCGCAGTGGCAGCAGGTGCAGACGGCCTACTTATAGAGGTTCACAACGATCCTCAGAATGCATTGTGTGACGGAGCACAATCTTTGACACCGGGACAGTTCGACAGTCTTGTCAAAAAGGTGAATAGGATAAGGGAGGCCATTGCATCATGAAGATAGGAATAGTTGGTCTTGGCTTAATCGGTGGCTCTTTGGCTAAGGCTTACAAGAAAAACTCAGATAACTGCGTTCTTGGTTTCGATAAACACACTTCTATAGTTGATTTTGCAAAAATTTACGGTGCAGTGGACGAACATTTAACCGAAGATAATATAGGAGAGGGGGATGCTATTTTAATAGCGATAAATCCAAAGGACACAGTTGAGTTTTTGAATGAACATGGGAGCAAGATATCAGAAAAAACTTTGGTTATAGACTGTTGCGGGACGAAACGTACTGTTTGTGAAGAGGGGTTTAAACTTGCAAATGAGTATGGATTTACCTTTGTCGGAGGACACCCAATGGCTGGAACGCACAAATCCGGTTTTTCCAACAGCAGTGCAGAAATGTTTGAAGGTGCACCGATGGTTCTTGTACCTCAAGTTTTTGATGACATACTGCTTTTGGACAGAATAAAAAAGGTGCTTCATCCGATTGGATTTGGATCATTGCACGTGGCAACGGCAGAGAAACATGATTCTGTCATAGCTTTTACTTCGCAACTTGCTCATGTTGTGTCAAATGCTTTTATTAAAAGTCCTACGGCATTAGAGCATAAAGGCGTATCCGCCGGAAGCTATAAAGACCTTACTCGCGTTGCATGGCTGGATTCGGGGATGTGGGCCGACTTATTTATTTCTAACAGAGATAATTTATTAAGGGAATTGGATACGATAATAGACTCTCTATCTGAGTACAGAGAAGCATTGAATAACAATAGTTTTGAAGAGCTTAGAGAGCTGTTAGAAGATGGTAAAAAAGCCAAGGAGGTCGTTGACGGACAGTGAGAGAACTCATAATAGAGACCAAAAGAGAAAGCTATCCTGTTTATATTGGAAGTGGACTGTTAGAAAAAGTAGGAAGCCTTGTAGCAAAGAGAATTCCACTTTCTAAAGCTATTGTCATTACAGATGACAAAGTGGCGAATCTGTATTTGGACAAAGTAGTGAGTTCTATTGAGAGCAGTGATTGTGAAATTTTAACTCACACAATCCCGAGCGGAGAGAGTTCCAAAAACATAGAAGAATACTTGAAGATTATAGATTTATTGTCAGAAGAACAGTTCTCCGGCAGCGATGCTGTTATCGCACTTGGTGGAGGAGTAGTGGGAGATATTGCAGGATTTGCAGCTGCTACATATCTCCGAGGAGTACGCTTTGTTCAGATACCAACAACATTGTTGGCAGCAGTGGATTCTTCTGTCGGAGGAAAAACTGCAATAAATTTGCCGTCCGGAAAGAATCAACTTGGAAGTTTCTACCAGCCCGATCTGGTCATATGTGATACGGGAACATTAAAGACTCTTTCGAAAGAGATTTTTGAAGATGGTTGCGCAGAAGTAATAAAGTACGGAATAATCGCAGACAAAGAGCTTTTTGAAATGTTTAAAGAGCCACTGATGCCACAAATAGAGGAGATAATTGAACGCTGTCTAAAGATAAAAGGTTCTCTCGTTTTGGAAGATGAATTCGACCAGGGAGTTCGGCACTTCTTAAACTACGGCCATACATTTGGCCATGCAATAGAGAAATGCTCTTCCTATCAAATCTCTCATGGCAGAGCTGTTGGAATAGGGATGGTGCTGGCTGCAAAAGTTGCTCTTTCGGAGGGGCTCTGCAGTAAAGATACAAAAGATAAAATAGAAGAGATGATAATTTCTTTTGGTTTGCCTGTTACGACCAATTTTAATGATAAAGAGTTGTATGATGCGATGATTTCAGATAAGAAAAGAAGAAGCGAATTTATTACACTTGTTTTGCCGAAAGAGATAGGAGAGTGCCTGTTGCAGAAGGTTAAAGTGGCAGAGTTGCCCCGTTTGGTTAAATTGGCTTTAAGTGACGGTAGTGTTCGATGAAAGTTATAGTCTCGCCTTCTCAAATAAAAGGAGAGGTTAAGGCGATACCCTCCAAATCTTATGCGCACAGACAGCTAATCTGTTCTGCTTTTGCAAACAGGGACACAAAGATACATTGTGACTCCCTGTCCGAAGACATTACAGCAACAATGAATTGCCTAAGATCACTGGGAGCCGTAGTTCATTTCGAGAATGGGGTAATTACTGTCTCTCCAATAAAGACTCCCGTAAAAAATGCGCGGCTTGACTGCGGAGAGAGCGGTTCAACATATAGATTTTTGGTCCCGGTAGTGGCGGCTCTAGGCTGTGGAGCAACTTTCGTGTTGGGTGGAAGATTGCCTGAAAGACCGATGGAGCATCTCTGGGAGACTCTTGAAAAGCATGGTGTGGAGATATCCGGAAAGGAATCAGCAGAAGTGTCCATATCCGGGGTTCTCTCAGAAGGAGTTTATTCTCTCCCAGGAAATATAAGTTCACAATTTATTAGCGGCTTTTTATTGGCACTGCCACTGCTTGGAAATGCAAGCTCACTTGAAGTGACAGGGCATCTGGAATCTTCAGGGTATCTGGACATAACTATTGATGTGCTCAGCTATTTCGGAGCAGAGATGGAAGAATATGAAAATCGCTACACTTTTGTCGGGAATAAAGGATATTTCTCTCCCGGGAGCTTGATTACAGAAGGAGATTGGTCCAATTCCACATTTTGGTTTTGCGGAGCAGCCGCCTCAAAAAATATAATGAGCTGCAGCAATCTGAATTTAGAGTCCTCTCAGGGGGATATTGCAGTAATGGAAGTTCTTAAAGGGATGGGTGCAAAAATAAAGATTAATAAGTCTAAAGTAACAGTAGAACCCTCATGCTTGAAAGGAATTGAAATAGATGCATCTGAAATACCTGACCTTATTCCGGCTTTAGCCGTAGCTGCCTGTTCTGCAGAGGGGGAGACCTTTATATACAATGCAGGAAGGCTCCGTATGAAGGAGAGCGACAGGCTGTTTTCAATTGCAGAAACTTTAACATCATTGGGAGCAGATGTAAGCGAAGGAAAGGATTCTTTGACAATCAGGGGTGGTAAGAAATTAAAAGGGGGAAAGGTCTTCTCACACGGAGACCATAGGATAGTTATGATGTCGGCCATGGCTTCTCTAATTTCTGAAGAAGAAATTATAATAGAGAGTGCAGAAGCAGTGAACAAATCTTACCCAAATTTTTTCGATGATCTAGCTTCGTTGGGCGCTGTGATCAGGAAGGAGACGTTATGAGTTCTACCTTTGGGAAAAACATTAGAATTTCTATATTTGGACAGTCACACTCAGATAGCATCGGCGTAGTGATGGATGGTCTGCCGGCCGGCCACAAAATAGACTTTGAAGAACTCATGGATTTTATGTCTCGTCGTGCACCGGGCAGAGATGAATACTCAACTCCTCGTTTTGAAGAGGATGCTCCGGAGGTGTTATCAGGGTTGAAAGACGATGTCCTCTGCGGCGCACCCCTTGCTATGATTATAAAAAACAAGAATATAAGACCGTCTGATTATTCGGATATACAAAGTAAAGCAAGGCCTGGACATGCAGACTATACGTCATGGCTGAAATATGGAGATGCTAGAGACCACACAGGAGGGGGACATTTTTCCGGACGTTTGACAGCTCCACTCTGTATTGCGGGGGGAATAATACTTCAACTTCTTGCAGAAGAGGAAGTTTATGTTGGAGCTCATATAAATGAAATCTCAACAGTTAGAGGAGAACGTTTTGACCCGATAAAAATAAGAGTGAATGATTTTAATGCAATAAGAAAAAGAGATTTCCCAGTTCACGATATTCGGGCTGGAGAATTGATGAAAAGGGAGATTGAATCTGCAAAGCAAGATTTAGACTCAGTTGGGGGAGTTATAGAGTGTGCAGTTTTGGGATTCCCAGCCGGAGTTGGTTCTCCTATGTTTAACGGGCTAGAAAACGACTTGTCAGCGGCTCTTTTTGCGATCCCGGCTGTTAAAGGAATTGAGTTTGGCAGTGGCTTTGACGGAAGCAGGACAAGAGGCAGTGCCAATAATGACCCATTTATAATAAAGGATGGGGAGATTGAGACGTCAAGCAACAATCATGGAGGTATTTTGGGAGGTATCAGCTCCGGAATGCCGATTATCTTTAGAGTTGCCATAAAGCCTACTTCATCCATAGGTATCGAGCAGAAAACGGTGGATTTTGTAAATAGAACGGAGTCGACAATAGCTATTAAGGGCAGACATGATCCATGCATAGTACAGAGAGCTGTGCCATGTGTGGAAGCAGCTTCTGCAATAGCACTTTATGATTCCTTATTAGATTTCAAGAATACAAAGTAAGAGGGGGTATAGTTATGGATTTAAAAGATTATAGAAAACAGATAGACGAAATAGATGAGAAATTAAGTAAGCTGTTTTTAGAGAGAATGGAAGTCTCTGCAAACATTGCTAAGTACAAAATAAAAGAGGGACTGCCCGTTAAAGATCCGGGGAGAGAAAGAGAAAAACTTGCAATGGTGATGGAAGATGTTTCTGTTGAAATGCAGCCTTACATGAGAACTCTCTATCTAACTTTATTTGAGCTGGGGCGTGCACATCAGCACAGGCTTACTGCGACGGGAACAAACCTGACAGAGAGGGTTGAAAAAGCGATAAATGAGACACCGAAGACATTGCCGGATGCACCTTTGGTAGCATGCCAAGGAGTCGAGGGATCATTTTCTCAAATAGCTTGCGAAAAGTTATTTGTTGCTCCAAATATTATGTATTTTTCAACATTTGATGCGGTTTTCTCAGCAGTAGATCAAGGACTTTGCCGTTATGCAGTTCTTCCGCTTGAAAACAGCTCTGCAGGTTCTGTAAATAGCATCTATGACCTGATGATTAACTATGACTTTAGTATTGTTAGAAGTACCAGAATAAAAATTGATCACTGCCTTTTGGTGAATAAAGGCACGTCTCTAGCTGACATAAAAGAGATATATTCACATGAACAAGCTCTTGCACAGTGTGCCCGTTTCCTTAG is part of the Synergistaceae bacterium genome and harbors:
- the aroA gene encoding 3-phosphoshikimate 1-carboxyvinyltransferase, producing the protein MKVIVSPSQIKGEVKAIPSKSYAHRQLICSAFANRDTKIHCDSLSEDITATMNCLRSLGAVVHFENGVITVSPIKTPVKNARLDCGESGSTYRFLVPVVAALGCGATFVLGGRLPERPMEHLWETLEKHGVEISGKESAEVSISGVLSEGVYSLPGNISSQFISGFLLALPLLGNASSLEVTGHLESSGYLDITIDVLSYFGAEMEEYENRYTFVGNKGYFSPGSLITEGDWSNSTFWFCGAAASKNIMSCSNLNLESSQGDIAVMEVLKGMGAKIKINKSKVTVEPSCLKGIEIDASEIPDLIPALAVAACSAEGETFIYNAGRLRMKESDRLFSIAETLTSLGADVSEGKDSLTIRGGKKLKGGKVFSHGDHRIVMMSAMASLISEEEIIIESAEAVNKSYPNFFDDLASLGAVIRKETL
- the aroB gene encoding 3-dehydroquinate synthase, which translates into the protein MIETKRESYPVYIGSGLLEKVGSLVAKRIPLSKAIVITDDKVANLYLDKVVSSIESSDCEILTHTIPSGESSKNIEEYLKIIDLLSEEQFSGSDAVIALGGGVVGDIAGFAAATYLRGVRFVQIPTTLLAAVDSSVGGKTAINLPSGKNQLGSFYQPDLVICDTGTLKTLSKEIFEDGCAEVIKYGIIADKELFEMFKEPLMPQIEEIIERCLKIKGSLVLEDEFDQGVRHFLNYGHTFGHAIEKCSSYQISHGRAVGIGMVLAAKVALSEGLCSKDTKDKIEEMIISFGLPVTTNFNDKELYDAMISDKKRRSEFITLVLPKEIGECLLQKVKVAELPRLVKLALSDGSVR
- the aroC gene encoding chorismate synthase: MSSTFGKNIRISIFGQSHSDSIGVVMDGLPAGHKIDFEELMDFMSRRAPGRDEYSTPRFEEDAPEVLSGLKDDVLCGAPLAMIIKNKNIRPSDYSDIQSKARPGHADYTSWLKYGDARDHTGGGHFSGRLTAPLCIAGGIILQLLAEEEVYVGAHINEISTVRGERFDPIKIRVNDFNAIRKRDFPVHDIRAGELMKREIESAKQDLDSVGGVIECAVLGFPAGVGSPMFNGLENDLSAALFAIPAVKGIEFGSGFDGSRTRGSANNDPFIIKDGEIETSSNNHGGILGGISSGMPIIFRVAIKPTSSIGIEQKTVDFVNRTESTIAIKGRHDPCIVQRAVPCVEAASAIALYDSLLDFKNTK
- a CDS encoding bifunctional chorismate mutase/prephenate dehydratase, with amino-acid sequence MDLKDYRKQIDEIDEKLSKLFLERMEVSANIAKYKIKEGLPVKDPGREREKLAMVMEDVSVEMQPYMRTLYLTLFELGRAHQHRLTATGTNLTERVEKAINETPKTLPDAPLVACQGVEGSFSQIACEKLFVAPNIMYFSTFDAVFSAVDQGLCRYAVLPLENSSAGSVNSIYDLMINYDFSIVRSTRIKIDHCLLVNKGTSLADIKEIYSHEQALAQCARFLRSMDKVKITPCENTAGAAKMLFESGRKDAAALSSASCAELYGLDSLINSVQDFGGNYTRFICISKKMEIYPGSDKTSVMV
- the aroF gene encoding 3-deoxy-7-phosphoheptulonate synthase → MIVVLKEGTTEQQRKSLCDWFRSMGLEVHISEGEYKTIIGLIGETSKVDIDMVESLNIIETVKRITEPFKNANRKFHADDSVVDIMGRKIGGGNFQIIAGPCSVESRDQIISVAEDVKKSGASFLRGGAFKPRTSPYDFQGLKAEGLELLFEARKKTGLPIVSEIMNVKDLDLFEDVDVLQVGARNMQNFDLLKELGKTKKPVLIKRGLANTLKELLMSAEYVMSEGNENVILCERGIRTYETFTRNTLDLSAIPALHELTHLPVVVDPSHATGLARLVEPMAMAAVAAGADGLLIEVHNDPQNALCDGAQSLTPGQFDSLVKKVNRIREAIAS
- a CDS encoding prephenate dehydrogenase is translated as MKIGIVGLGLIGGSLAKAYKKNSDNCVLGFDKHTSIVDFAKIYGAVDEHLTEDNIGEGDAILIAINPKDTVEFLNEHGSKISEKTLVIDCCGTKRTVCEEGFKLANEYGFTFVGGHPMAGTHKSGFSNSSAEMFEGAPMVLVPQVFDDILLLDRIKKVLHPIGFGSLHVATAEKHDSVIAFTSQLAHVVSNAFIKSPTALEHKGVSAGSYKDLTRVAWLDSGMWADLFISNRDNLLRELDTIIDSLSEYREALNNNSFEELRELLEDGKKAKEVVDGQ